TCATTGTTGTATCAATTGCTGACTGCCCTTACGCCAACATTTTTATCAAAGGAATCGTCAGCATAATTGTAAATCGAGACTTTGGCACCGCAAGCTAAAGCGGTCAGCATCATAGAATAAGTACGGTTGTGTATCTCAGATGTTGATGCTTCAGAACGGGGAAAGAAAATGAGTTTATCTGAAGAATCTGATACGCAGGGGCCCGAACCTCCACGAACTATAGCTGTAAACGTATCATTGTTTCCGGATGTACTTTCTACGGCCACAACCTTAGCTTGCTCAGCTATCCAACCAGCATTTGCCAGACATAGGTATCAATACTAAAAGTGGTGATAAATATTTGATCATTGTTTTTCCTCGAATAACGCCTTCAAAAACGGAGAGCGATTTTTTGTGGTTTGTCTTTTGCCAAGCCGCCCCATAGATGACCTCTAGAAGGACTAGTGTACACAACTATTGTTTAACTATTATCAGATCCACTTTCTCGCGGTCTCTAATACACTCTCCGACACCCTGTCCGTATACTTCAATCGTCCTATCAGACGCTGCTGCCATCAAAATCACTGACATCACTGATTTACCTTCGGCCGTTTTGGTTTCGACTCCCCAAGCGGGTGTAGGGCAACCGGGATTTTGATGAGTACCAGCGGTGAAAAGCAATATTCCATCGCTTGTAATTAACATATCACCAACCTTACCAGCACTACTCCCAGAAAACGCAGGGAAGGAAAGCACGGCTAAAGACAAAATAAACATTATTTTTTTCATAACACATCCTAACTTTCTTTTGATTTGGTCATACTTAACGTTGAGATAATTGGTACCGAAATTCACCCGCCAATGATTGCGGGCGAATAGAAGGCTGATATCCCAAGGATATTTTGTAAATTTTACAGCGCAAACTTTCAATACCATTTTTGGTAGAATGCATGCACCTTCCTTTTTAGAGACAGCCATGACAACCTCCACCCCTAAGAGCCGCACCGACTGGCTCATCTTCTTCCGCCGTGCAAAGAACGTAGATACATTGGATTTGATGCTAGATGGAGCATTGAAGAAGTTGAAAACACCATCAGAGCAGGCTGATGCGATACTTGGTCATGAGGCGAGGTTGGATGAGCTGGAAGGTCCAGGTAGATAGGTTCGAGAGCCCAAACACCAGAGCGTTGGCAGGAAGAAAGGCGTGAAGGGCTCTCATTGATGATTAGAGCGGATTTGGCCGGTGAAGGCCAACCCAGGTGCCCGCTTTACGTGTGATGCGGGTACCCGATGTAATTGAGCGCTTTGTTATGCGGTAAGTTTGGGGGAGAACTAACACCCCACTCGACCTTTCATCTCCGCACTCTCCGTCACGGCCGGCAACTGGTAATCCAGACGGTTTTCTAGGTCGCTGACTTTAATCTGGGTATCGCAGTACTTCACCCCTTTCTCGATATCCTGGTCCATGACAAAGGCCACCCCATTCCCTTTGATGTCATACACCAGCTTGTAGAAGCCTGAAGGAACCTGGTGTTCTTCATTGGCGTTAGGCATGTCCTTCATCATCTTTTCATAGAGCGTGCCTGTCACCACATACACCGGCTCTTTATACTCAACGGAATGACGCACTGCTTCTTCCAGATCTTCCCAAGCGCGACCATTTAGGTGCTTATGCTGTGGCACGATATTGCTGATGTAGTTGGTCTCCCACCAATATTCGTTCCCTGCAAAGGCGGCCAGTGGTGTCATGTGGCCACGCTCCATACCAAGCGCCCCATAGGCACCGTCGTAGTCGCGCTCCTCGAGCTTGTCTTCATCTGGGATGAGGTTGTTTTCCATCCAGTCCCTACCCGGACCAGGTCCAAAGTTCAACACGTTCACCTCATACGCCGTCCAGTCCGCGAACTTGGTATCCGGATTGTTTGACAGTGCATATATGTGGGTAAAAACGAGGTTGTTACCCTCCTTTACTTCCGGGCAGCCCAACGGGCAAAACGGGGAGTAGATGTCAGCGGAGGAAACGGAGGTGGAAAACAGAAGTAGCGCAGCGAGCTTGGTGGCGGATTTCATTTGAGCATCCCTGTCCAGTTTGGATACCCGTTACTTTCACACTACAAAGGAAAGATGTCAGCCAAACATCGGATTGATGTGCCAGTAATCACGCAATGAAGTAATCAAAGCGAATTTGTTGTCATTAAAGCTTGTTATGCACGTTGGATTCAGCTGTTCCTTTAAGCAGTTCGACCATTACATTGGACATCGTCAAATCTTGGTGAGTAAATTACGCAACATACTGATCAGTTGGACAAATCAAGAATGGCTATCTTTGACGAAATAAAACCGCATTTGAAAAAATATCCACTCATATACGGGTTTGTACTGGGGATAATCTCGGCAGGTGCTGTTGGCAAGTACTATGTAGTAGAGCTTCTGGTTGAAGCTAAGGTCGGTGAGTTTAAGGCACGTGTCGTTGAGGCTGAAAGTCAGAGGGATAAAGTTAAAGAAGCTTTAGCGAACACCAAGGATACACACGACAAAACGATAAAGGAACTTCAAGCCAGCTATACAGAGAAACTCAGCGTTGTGAAACAAGACGCGAGTGAAGAAGCCGATGCATTAAAAGCCCGATTATCCAGCGTAGAGCAAGGCTATGCAGCGTTTAAACAGGAAAACGATACGTTGCGAAAGGACAATAATTCTCTTAAAGAAAAATTAGCCAATAGAGAACAACTCTTCGTATCACTGAATGAACTTCGGTCAAAAGAGTCGCAAATAGAACGTGAAATTAACAACAGCCAATTAGAGTCAAATAGTCTTTCTGCGAAACTCGGCGAATCAAAGGTCAATTGTGAGCAGTTTAAATCAAAGGAGAATAGATTCTCTGTAAGTGACCGAGACTGCATGACTTACTATGAATTAGAAAATGAAAAGAAAGGTTTAGCCGCTCTTATCGCCTCCAATCAACTTACTCTCGAAGCAGTGCGTCAACAGATACATAACCTAACTACAAAGGGTTGATTACAACCCTTCTTTTGCCAACGTCATCTGATTTTCTAGAGGTGGAGGCGTGAGAGCCTTTAACAGAAGTACGCCTTAGTAATCAAAAGATCCGGGGCACATTGTCTTTAGTGCGCGGGCAAACTCCTGACAGCTCATTTTTTCATCAATAACAAATACACCAGTCATAGCATCCACTGCCCCTGTGAACGGATCCAACATGCGTGTTTTCATGAATTCAAAATGCAGAGCGTTTAGGTCTCTGAGATCTTGAGTCGCACACCTCCAAAGTAGATTGTCTTTTTCTCTATTGAACTGTGCTCGCAAACTATCATCTGGCTGCTGCTGCTCGGTACAGTTCCTGATAAACCTAGCGTCGTACACGATGTCATAATTTTTCTCGAGATAGCCGTCTTTGGTGAGGTTGCTGGAATCGAGCGCGGCCTTTAAACCTAACAACCCTATCGCACCGAAAATCAAACTAGAACTTACATTCTCTTTCATTGAAACAAAATCACTGCATCCCCAAGAAATAACCAATATTGCGGTCAAAAACAAACTACCGCCTGTGAATACAGATGCTGTGAACGTTTTGAAAACTGCTGCGATTAACAAAATGAACGCAATGATTCCGAAAAAAATCAGCCTGTACATAACCTTGTAACCCTCTATATTTACATGTATGCATGCACAGTATCGAGTTAAACTCGCGAGTTAAACCAATAATTTAGTGCAAAAACATATACAAGCATTGAATTTTGATCCTCTCTACAGTTGCTATGCTCATCATGGTTTCGTTACACTTAATACTGTGTTTATGTACAGTTAATTTTATGCCTGCTATCCGCATCCAACACAATGCCGTCACTGTGGTCATTACCGCACCTAAAGCGTTTCTTCAGTGCGTCTCCCATCAAGAGCACCTGCCTGCGAAGGTGAAAAGCGGCGGCATGCTCTATTTTCCCTTTGGCGGCTTTGTAGAAAGGGAAAAGCTCAACAAGGACGCCCAGTTCGTGAAGCTGTTATCTATTGATGGATATTCAGAAGCGGATGATGGCAGCGGGCCATGGAAACACTTTCCTCATGGCATCGCTTTGCTCGGTGTGTTCAGGGAGAAGACTTACTACCTGGTGCTTGAAAGGGGAAAGGTGGTGAGGGTTTGAGCTTCAATCCATAATTAAATAGGATTGAAGCTCCTAAATCACAGCGTTTCTACGAAAAAATGAGCCACGAGTAAACATCCCGTTCATGTTTGCTATTAATAAAATTATCGCATTACCCCATAGTTCCATGTTTCAACGTATGTTCCTCCATAAACTCCACACTTTCCTAAGCCATATGCTTCAACCTCCACACCCATTGCTTTTGCTGATAAAGCAAGGCTAAGTACGGCTTGACCGCCTGCGGTATTCGCATCAAAGGCCAGCTTATTTTTGAACGCATGATGTACACAGCTAGGTGGAGTCCCCGCAATTGGCTTATCAAACTCCACCATACCTTGGCCTGTACCATCAACGCGAACGGCAACTACTTTTCCATGAACCGTACCTATCGCAAACGCGGGGTGTACAACACAAAAAAGTAAGAATGTACATATTATTTTCTTCATAAAAAATCTCCAATAATTGAAATATAACGTCGCAATAACGGGCGCTTCATAGACATAGGTTTTTAACGAACTAGCGTTTAGATTCCTTGTTTTGACATACAACGCCTTCATCAATTTATCAACTGATAAGACCAATCTAACTATCACTCCCAAATTCGAATGTTGGTTATCTGACGGATATTCTTTGCAATACAGGAAAAGTACCCGGATTATCTGTTTGAGGTAGAGCATGACATTCGTTGTCTAGAACGGAGAAAGCGACCGTCTTATCGCCCATTTTGGCAGCCAACATTACGCTCAAAGCTCCATCAGTGCCTAGTGAGTGTTTCATAACGTATGCTTGGGTGTGTGAACAATTGGCAGGATTAACTCGCTCTGTCCCAAGCGGGATAAAAGCGATAGAACCGTCAGGATATCCTGCAAAAACATAGTCAACTTTAGCGCTCGTAAAGATAGGGGCAGCAAAGGAAAGTTGAGATAGACATGTTAAAAAAATTGCGGCACTTGCCATCTTCATATCTAAACCCTTTCAGTTGGTTGTTTTTCCAATTACTTTCTTAATCTAATGTGTGTCAATAGTGCTACATTGCCCTGATGAGGCGAACACTGAAAGTCATCTACATAACCTGTCACGGTAAAATCACTGGCAAACGCGGCTAACAACATAGCCATGTATTGTTTCCCTTCTTCTGAAGATTTATCAAATCCAATAAAGTTGCCAGCGGATGCGCAGGCTGGTCTGGGTTGAACCATGCAGGTCAACGCGACATGACCATTTTTGGAACCTGCAGAAATTATCTCTGTGACCTTACAGTTATCAAAATCAGCTGAATGTACCGAACTAACAGAGAAGAACGATAGAAGTAATAGAAATTTGATTGCATTTTTAAACATACTGACACCTAACCTATTGATTTATTCTGCTTTTGATTATGAGTGTGATTTTATAGCCTAAATGTCACAGCGAACCTTGAGTTATTGCCCCGATGCTATTTTTTGAAATCATCTGCTAAAGCTTAAGAAGAAGCTTTATTACTTAATAACAAGTAGATATACGGGGGCAATATAGTGTTTAGTTAAGGTACTGCAGGCTTCACTACTTACACTGGGTGCAAAATGAGTACTAACGACTTTGTCAGACATCATCGCCGCAAGAACAATTGCCCCTCCGTTGTCTGTTGGTGTACAAAACCATTTTCCATTAGCATTTTCCAGCATGAATGCAGTTTGCCCGTTGCATTGCTGGGAATGGTCCATTACCCGAATGACCTTCCCTGAGCATTTTGTACCGCTGTTGGCGACTGCAATCCCGGGAATAAGCAATGTAAAAAGTAGTAATAGCGTTTTCATTCTCTATCTACCCAACCGTATTGAAAGTGATTTAGCTAATTCCATGATTTAATTTATTTTTTTGTTTTTTTTGCCCAACAAATGTGATGTTGGAAATCTACGTGTCAAAAATAGCAGAATTATCACTGCGCTTTCTTGGTTTCTTTGCTGAGACTGTGACGAGAATTTAATTCGAAAGCGGATATTCGGCTGTCTTTTTTCCTGATTTGTAGGCTGGAATAACGCCTCGTTTGTGGACTTAAATGCCTATCTATTAAATCGGGGGAGGTCCAGTAATCAAGGCGCTGA
The nucleotide sequence above comes from Grimontia kaedaensis. Encoded proteins:
- a CDS encoding DUF5992 family protein, with the translated sequence MANAGWIAEQAKVVAVESTSGNNDTFTAIVRGGSGPCVSDSSDKLIFFPRSEASTSEIHNRTYSMMLTALACGAKVSIYNYADDSFDKNVGVRAVSN
- a CDS encoding DNA/RNA non-specific endonuclease, with the translated sequence MKSATKLAALLLFSTSVSSADIYSPFCPLGCPEVKEGNNLVFTHIYALSNNPDTKFADWTAYEVNVLNFGPGPGRDWMENNLIPDEDKLEERDYDGAYGALGMERGHMTPLAAFAGNEYWWETNYISNIVPQHKHLNGRAWEDLEEAVRHSVEYKEPVYVVTGTLYEKMMKDMPNANEEHQVPSGFYKLVYDIKGNGVAFVMDQDIEKGVKYCDTQIKVSDLENRLDYQLPAVTESAEMKGRVGC